Genomic DNA from Cydia strobilella chromosome 19, ilCydStro3.1, whole genome shotgun sequence:
ACTCTTTGCGAGATCCCAGCATTGCTTAAGAACAAGATCTGCTAAGTTTTTCTTGTCGGCACAGTGATACCAGTTAGATAAGTCTGATGTACAATCTGAATTCTCTGGAGGTACGGTAATTTGGATGTTATTTACACATCTTCGACATTTAAACTTGCTGTGAGTGTCAGACAATGTGTTCTCTTCCAATCTAAACAAGTCTTTCAAGTCATCTGAAGTGAAATGCCTTAGAGATTCCTCATTTTGGTCTACAACAGTGTCACTTAGGGCTTTCTTGTGGGCTTGTCGTTGGAATATCTTCTCTTCTATTGTCCCTGTGGCTAGGAGTCGGTAGATGTAGCAAGGTTTCTTTTGTCCATCGCGCCACACTCGAGCCATAGCTTGGTCATCGTTAGCCGGGTTCCAATCGGGATCAAACATGATCAAACGGTTTGCTCCTATGAGATTCAATCCACATCCTCCCGCTTTCGAACTTAACATGAAGATCCATTCCTTAGATTCCTTATTGTTGAAGCTCTCAACAACTTTAGCTCGTTTTTTGATCGTCATAGAGCCATCCAGTCTTACATATTGGTAGCATCGTTTACGGCAAAGCTTTTCAAACAGATCTAAAGTTTGTGTGTAGTTTGATACAAGGACTATCTTGTCATCTGTGTTCGTTTTCAGATTAGCAAGAATGCAATCTAGGATCATGAGTTTTCCAGAGTATTCGGGCTTGACATCTTTAATGTCATAGTGGTTTGGCAGTAAGTCTTTCGCCTTTTCAAAACCTTCTGATCTTTCTATAATCTTGTCATAAATTAGGTCAGGATGGTTGCAGAGCTTTTTCAGTGAGGTGATGCTTGACAAGGCACTCAGAGTATTCTTCTCTCCATTGCCGGAGAATTTATTTCGAATTGCATCAGAATTGATGAAGTTCTTGTAGATTTGAGTCTGAAGTGGCGTCATTTTCACGCAAATGACCTGTTCAAACTTGACCGGCAAgtattttgtgagcagactGCTTGTTCTTCGGATCATACATTTGTTGACTATTCCAGTGAGGGTAGCTAGGCATTCCTGCGCCTTTTCTCTCTCTAGCTCAGTTGCTAAGGCATCCTGGCCTCTTAAAATTGCGTTTTCGTATTTCTTCTTGAACTCTTGTGCCGTTCCAAGAATCCCTTCATTGACAAAGTGTACTAAACTGAAATATTCAGTCAAATCATTTTGAATAGGTGTGCCTGAGATCAAAATCCTCCTTTTAGCTTTCAAACCCATCAGTGCTtggtatgtctgattctcactgTTCTTTAATCTGTGGCCCTCATCACAGAGGACCAAGCCGACCTCTGATGAGTGCAGTATATTTGAGTATATCCTGAATGTCTCGTAGGAGATTATCAACACTGGAGTAGCAACTCTAGTCGCAGAGTACGTGTTCATGAATTGCTGTAACTTCAAGGTTATGTCTGCTTTAGAACCTCCGTCCATAGCTAAAGCATTAATCCTTGACGCAAGCCATTTCTGTATCTCATTATACCAGTTCTTCACCAAACTGCTGGGGCACACGATGATTGCCTTACAAATGGTTGGTTTGCACTCCGGGCTCTGTCTTAACAATGTCCATAGTAAAGTTATGCATTGGAGAGTCTTCCCGAGACCCATTTCGTCAGCCATAATACAGCCAAAGGCGTTTTCAATCTGCTGTCCGGTCACGCAGTCGTACATGAATTTAACTCCGTCGCGCTGATGCGGCCTTAGTATATTTCCTAGCACGGGATCGACCACAACCCCTACTCTAATGTCTTTTGGGTTCATTTTCATCTTTTCATGTTCAGGTATATGAGGAGGGCGATACAGAACCAACGCATTCGGCTCATCGGGGTCGTGTAGAGCCCGTCTGACTTGTGTCCGTTTTAACCCTAAACTTTTGCTGCAATACGACGAAACGTAGTTCGGAATGGGCACTTTGAACGGCTTGCTTAATATCTGCTTGATTAAGTTCTCGTGGTCTGATGCAGACATGGATTGAGTGAGGGTTCGAGGTGCGACCGTCTTTGTGCATTCTCGCTTCTTGCGTTTGGACGAATTTAGCAGAGGGCTTTTGAAAACACTGTCTCCGGAGCCGAGTTGGCTCGGCGCTAGACTGCGTCGCATTTTGTCAGTTCACCATAGCGGAATAAAAGGTAAAATCTTGAAAACAAACTATTTTTGAGGGAAATGAACCAATTTGAAACAAATCAAGACTTGTTCgagttgtttgacatttaaccTGACAGTGTTGCTGTAGTCTTCAAAAGTAATGTCGTAACTGTCAGCGTGAAAGAATGTAGCTCAAACAGTCGCGAAGAATAGTTTTGGTTTTGAGCACGGCAGTGGTAACGTCAAGCTCAGATTTTGAACAAATTTTGCATTTCaatgtacctataaaaaaatattcgcacAGTTAGTTATAATTAGGTTAGGATTACAAGAATTTAAGGTTACTAACGAATCAAAACATAGatacaatgaaaaaatatttattagaaaaacaaGCGTTGACACTTTTTCAtaacattaggtacctatttgatGTTTCACATCGACAAATTGGTGGTTTAATCACAGAGATTTTAAGAAACAACCTTAAAGCTAACACACTCGTTAATTTCAATTCATAACACTGTTTGACATAATTTagcttaggttttttttaattactgggaaggtttaaaggggcccaccgattatcagtccgccggacgatatcagcctgtcagaacaaaaatttgacagttctgaacaaccgacaggccgatatcgtccggcggactggtaatcagtgggccccttaagagtaaCAATCGATATTATTCACTGTGAACATGACATTTTAAACTGTAAAGCAAAAAACTGTTGTATCAGATGTTTCTACTTATATTTGACTTTGACATTCATTAAACACAAGTCTGACaaaaaatattaccaaataCGAGTCTGATGAGGACAAGCACCTCAGAAACAAAATActtaacttataaaaaaataaaataaaaataaaaacaagtaaaaaataaatcaccGTCTCTGAGAAAGGaaatgacaaagaaaaaaataactggGTACACAATTACACTGCACTTTTCTTTGTCAATCGTCTAAGAAGGAATTCATTACACTCTCTAGCACACTACAAGAACGCCAATAACAAAATACTGTGTAGAATCAACACCTTTCGACTTTCACCATTAACAAAAGGATTCACAATACATTCACTTCTTGAATCAAAATTTGGAAATTATAGTGTTAAATCTGTTAAAATTCAGAACTATAAGaactaataattatacaacaagATCCTGTCAAAATTTAGTCTAGTTGGAAACATGTAAGTTTATCATTATCATATATGTAAAAGTCTCTACCAgtttcaagggcctgacactctttgatagagaaagatagtcttattgcgattcctataagaggaaagagaaaatagtgccatgctttgtccttatccccaaccggtttttttttcatggtcgggttatggcagcataggtaggaggcgatggcgaaataccgaaatttataagagtgaaagagaaaggattatgctgccatacattaacctgtcattacatgaatatgtctttcttatacccctggtcgctcggtttcatgtctataactactattgACCAGTTTCGTTTATGAATGAAACTTTTTTAACAGTCAGACCATGAAAATTctcaacgattttgatagcacacgcggtgcaagtgttattttaaacgtcaaacttctatgaaattatgacgtataaataacacttgcactgcgtgtgctatcaatatcgttgcagacttatcttggtctaactttatacttctaaaaatacaagaaaacttgGCTTAAAAAATGAACAATTACTAAGCAAAATAGGCTTCTCCgcattctcaaaaaaaaaagtgtttgtaAGCGACATTCAGGGccccattttataaaaatacagattacaattttacaagtgtAAAACGCAAGATTGATGTAACTTGTTGAAGTTTGGGCTGTCGTCAAATCCAAATTAACAAAATCCAACTTTTTAAACAAAGAAAAAGGCAGTGCGTGATTTTTCCACAGCTTATTTCTTGGGCAGCCGGAACACTTTGACGTTTGCCGCGTCCTCGTACACGCAGTCCGTCCGCGACGGGTACACGCTTTTCAGGTTGCCTTCTGTGTCCACTATCTTCACCTGGAAATAAATTtacgtaattattattttttatagtatgtcaagcaatttccgtcagtaaaaaaaagcggcaaatgtTAAaattgtaggcgcgaagggtaatcgttccatagaaaatttgaatttcgcgccttttgctACTGACATACTTGATTGACCCGCTATAGTTCCTAAGAAGCGGGCACACTTTTAAGAGCCAGCCAGAGCAAAAAGTTATAATCACCAGAGAGAGACACAAATATGGAATTTCTGTTTTAAAATTAGATGATAAAAAATGGAAATGCCTACCAAAAATGTGTACGTATTCATTAAGGCGGTTATTACACTTGTACAATCATTACACGGTAGCGAAGTGCGAAGCGACGAATTCGCGTGCGGCGACGACGGCACGATGGTGCGGTTTTCTCCGTATCTTCGCGCGAAGCTGCGATGCGCGACGAATCGCGTTTATGAACAAAAATCAGGACGCAACAGGTCAGGGGTAAGGCGTTTAGCACACTGGATCCGTTTTGCACGTCGCTCTGATGTTtaagcgagacaacgctatgcgcgtattatagcgacatcccgctgagcggcacgttgagcgagtgttacccctgaacCGCTGCATccggcagccctccaggtgttccaggtcttgcgGAAGTTGCATACTCTACCTGCTGCACGTTCAACGTGTGGTAGCCCTGGTCCTGACCAGCCTGCCCCAGcagcagcgtctccagcagGAACTTGTCGAGGACAGTCCTGCAGATGTTCCAGGTCTTGCAGAACtcaacctgcctacagcatactgtAACACCAGCTTCACATTTAGCGAGTTTACCCCTCATCCGAGGCACTcagcagccctccaggtgttccaggtcttgcgGAAGTATACTCTACCTGCTGCACGTTCAACGTGTGGTAGCCCTGGTCCTGGCCAGGCTGCCCCAGcagcagcgtctccagcagGAACTTGTCGAGGACAGTCTTGCAGGCGCCGAGGGACGCGTGGGAAGTCACCTCCACGAACATGCTTGTGCTCTCGTGCGACATCTGAGGAAGTACGAGTAAGTTTACTATAGTAGTGGGAGTAATCatagaacataaatataaaaggcccttatacaatttattgacattatggagaaaaggagatggcgggacttggacgcattctacccaaAATGGTGGGataatgccgatgacagggtcgagtggagaaaacgaggggaggccttggcccagcagtgggacaccaaagtaggctaataaaaataaaataaaaatctatacATTTTCTGTATCAACCGCCGTCTTCTATTTCTTAGTtttcgtcataatttcatatcactacacatagtataaaacaaagtcgcttcctgctgtctgtctgtccatatgtatgcttagacctttaaaactacgcaacggatttaatgcgttttttttttaaatagagtgtttcaagaggaagatttatatgtataatacatcagcattgcacccatgcgaagccggggcgggtcgctagttttttAATAGTTCATACTCGGTTGACCGTTAGTCTCATTCCATCCCTACATTCTGGCGCCAAACGTGCGGCCAAGTGCGAAAACGGAAGGAAGACAAAAGGGAACAAAGTCGTGGTCTCGCCGGTTCATTCGG
This window encodes:
- the LOC134750180 gene encoding DNA repair and recombination protein RAD54-like, translating into MRRSLAPSQLGSGDSVFKSPLLNSSKRKKRECTKTVAPRTLTQSMSASDHENLIKQILSKPFKVPIPNYVSSYCSKSLGLKRTQVRRALHDPDEPNALVLYRPPHIPEHEKMKMNPKDIRVGVVVDPVLGNILRPHQRDGVKFMYDCVTGQQIENAFGCIMADEMGLGKTLQCITLLWTLLRQSPECKPTICKAIIVCPSSLVKNWYNEIQKWLASRINALAMDGGSKADITLKLQQFMNTYSATRVATPVLIISYETFRIYSNILHSSEVGLVLCDEGHRLKNSENQTYQALMGLKAKRRILISGTPIQNDLTEYFSLVHFVNEGILGTAQEFKKKYENAILRGQDALATELEREKAQECLATLTGIVNKCMIRRTSSLLTKYLPVKFEQVICVKMTPLQTQIYKNFINSDAIRNKFSGNGEKNTLSALSSITSLKKLCNHPDLIYDKIIERSEGFEKAKDLLPNHYDIKDVKPEYSGKLMILDCILANLKTNTDDKIVLVSNYTQTLDLFEKLCRKRCYQYVRLDGSMTIKKRAKVVESFNNKESKEWIFMLSSKAGGCGLNLIGANRLIMFDPDWNPANDDQAMARVWRDGQKKPCYIYRLLATGTIEEKIFQRQAHKKALSDTVVDQNEESLRHFTSDDLKDLFRLEENTLSDTHSKFKCRRCVNNIQITVPPENSDCTSDLSNWYHCADKKNLADLVLKQCWDLAKSISFVFHHRSAKTEAQNEIEDKENVQEKKRRKIEIDEDYSEPDDSADEDYA